A DNA window from Canis lupus familiaris isolate Mischka breed German Shepherd chromosome 10, alternate assembly UU_Cfam_GSD_1.0, whole genome shotgun sequence contains the following coding sequences:
- the CSDC2 gene encoding cold shock domain-containing protein C2 isoform X2 — protein MRNSKTEPVAGVAAEQGQAGPCPQGRPSSSAPAPGSPPGSLAEPAMTSEPTSPPTVPPLHSPKSPVWPTFPFHREGSRVWERGGVSSRDLPSPLPTKRTRTYSATARASAGPVFKGVCKQFSRSQGHGFITPENGSEDIFVHVSDIEGEYVPVEGDEVTYKMCPIPPKNQKFQAVEVVLTQLAPHTPHETWSGQVVGS, from the exons ATGCGGAACAGCAAG ACGGAGCCTGTGGCTGGTGTGGCTGCCGAGCAGGGCCAGGCCGGGCCCTGCCCGCAAGGACGCCCAAGCTCTTCGGCCCCAGCGCCCGGGAGCCCGCCAGGCTCTCTCGCTGAACCTGCCATGACTTCTGAGCCCACGTCACCCCCAACGGTGCCCCCTCTCCACTCCCCCAAATCTCCTGTCTGGCCCACCTTCCCCTTCCACCGGGAGGGCAGCAGGGTCTGGGAGCGCGGTGGCGTCTCATCCCGGGACCTGCCCAGTCCTCTGCCCACCAAGCGGACCAGGACATATTCAGC GACAGCCCGTGCCTCGGCTGGCCCAGTGTTCAAGGGCGTCTGTAAGCAGTTCTCACGCTCCCAGGGCCACGGCTTCATCACCCCCGAAAATGGCTCCGAGGACATCTTTGTGCATGTATCTGA CATCGAGGGGGAGTACGTGCCAGTGGAAGGCGACGAGGTGACCTACAAGATGTGCCCCATCCCACCCAAGAACCAGAAGTTCCAGGCCGTGGAGGTGGTGCTCACCCAGTTGGCCCCACACACTCCCCACGAGACGTGGTCCGGCCAGGTCGTGGGCTCCTAG
- the PMM1 gene encoding phosphomannomutase 1 yields the protein MAVAAEGARRKERVLCLFDVDGTLTPARQKIDPEVAAFLQKLRSRVQIGVVGGSDYSKIAEQLGEGDEVIEKFDYVFAENGTVQYKHGRLLSKQTIQNHLGEELLQDLINFCLRYMALLRLPKKRGTFIEFRNGMLNISPIGRSCTLEERIEFSELDKKEKIREKFVEALKTEFAGKGLRFSRGGMISFDVFPEGWDKRYCLDSLDQDSFDTIHFFGNETSPGGNDFEIYADPRTVGHSVVSPQDTVQRCREIFFPETAHEA from the exons ATGGCCGTCGCCGCTGAGGGCGCCCGCAGGAAGGAGCGCGTCCTCTGCCTGTTTGACGTGGACGGGACCCTCACGCCGGCTCGCCAG AAAATTGACCCTGAGGTGGCTGCCTTCCTGCAGAAGCTGCGAAGTAGGGTGCAGATCGGTGTGGTGGGCGGCTCCGACTACTCTAAGATTGCTGAGCAGCTGGGAGAGGGGGATGAAG TCATCGAGAAGTTTGATTATGTGTTTGCTGAGAATGGGACAGTGCAGTATAAGCATGGACGACTGCTCTCCAAGCAG ACCATCCAGAACCACTTGGGGGAGGAGCTGCTGCAGGACTTGATCAACTTCTGCCTCCGCTACATGGCTCTGCTCAGACTGCCCAAGAAGCG TGGAACCTTCATCGAGTTCCGGAATGGCATGCTGAACATCTCACCCATCGGCCGGAGCTGTACCCTGGAGGAGCGAATCGAGTTCTCCGAACTAGACAAG AAGGAGAAGATTCGCGAGAAGTTCGTGGAAGCCCTGAAAACAGAGTTTGCTGGCAAAGGGCTGAGGTTCTCTCGAG GAGGCATGATCAGCTTTGACGTCTTCCCCGAGGGCTGGGACAAGCGCTACTGTCTGGACAGCCTGGACCAGGACAGCTTCGACACCATTCACTTCTTTGGGAACGAGACCAGCCCT GGTGGGAATGACTTTGAGATCTACGCTGACCCCCGGACCGTCGGCCACAGTGTGGTGTCCCCACAGGATACAGTACAGCGATGCCGTgaaatttttttcccagagaCAGCCCATGAGGCGTGA
- the DESI1 gene encoding desumoylating isopeptidase 1 isoform X5, which translates to MSSTSAVVVSPAVPQREAYNIFENNCNTFTNEVAQFLTGRKIPSYITDLPSEILSTQPLPTPGPYLSANSDSVSPELGPCPTKILAGLAGLASKATGPGLEQPEASGSRENDSKCQAREYRIKPFFLPPTDCQSSDINFGAPALLPTGCSSSA; encoded by the exons ATGAGTTCTACTTCGGCAGTGGTGGTATCTCCAGCTGTCCCCCA GAGAGAGGCCTACAACATCTTTGAAAACAACTGTAACACCTTCACCAACGAAGTGGCACAGTTCCTGACTGGGCGCAAGATCCCTTCTTACATCACTGACCTTCCCTCTGAAATTCTATCCAC GCAGCCCCTACCCACTCCAGGACCGTATCTGTCTGCTAACTCTGACTCGGTTTCTCCTGAACTGGGGCCCTGTCCAACGAAGATCCTGGCAGGTTTAGCAGGCTTGGCAAG CAAGGCCACGGGACCAGGGCTGGAGCAACCGGAAGCCTCAGGATCAAGGGAGAATGACAGCAAGTGTCAGGCCAGAGAATACAGGATAAAGCCATTCTTCCTTCCACCTACTGATTGCCAATCCTCTGACATCAATTTTGGAGCACCTGCCTTGCTGCCTACAGGCTGCTCTTCCTCAGCATAG
- the CSDC2 gene encoding cold shock domain-containing protein C2 isoform X1, translated as MRNSKTEPVAGVAAEQGQAGPCPQGRPSSSAPAPGSPPGSLAEPAMTSEPTSPPTVPPLHSPKSPVWPTFPFHREGSRVWERGGVSSRDLPSPLPTKRTRTYSATARASAGPVFKGVCKQFSRSQGHGFITPENGSEDIFVHVSEGCSIEGEYVPVEGDEVTYKMCPIPPKNQKFQAVEVVLTQLAPHTPHETWSGQVVGS; from the exons ATGCGGAACAGCAAG ACGGAGCCTGTGGCTGGTGTGGCTGCCGAGCAGGGCCAGGCCGGGCCCTGCCCGCAAGGACGCCCAAGCTCTTCGGCCCCAGCGCCCGGGAGCCCGCCAGGCTCTCTCGCTGAACCTGCCATGACTTCTGAGCCCACGTCACCCCCAACGGTGCCCCCTCTCCACTCCCCCAAATCTCCTGTCTGGCCCACCTTCCCCTTCCACCGGGAGGGCAGCAGGGTCTGGGAGCGCGGTGGCGTCTCATCCCGGGACCTGCCCAGTCCTCTGCCCACCAAGCGGACCAGGACATATTCAGC GACAGCCCGTGCCTCGGCTGGCCCAGTGTTCAAGGGCGTCTGTAAGCAGTTCTCACGCTCCCAGGGCCACGGCTTCATCACCCCCGAAAATGGCTCCGAGGACATCTTTGTGCATGTATCTGA gggctgcag CATCGAGGGGGAGTACGTGCCAGTGGAAGGCGACGAGGTGACCTACAAGATGTGCCCCATCCCACCCAAGAACCAGAAGTTCCAGGCCGTGGAGGTGGTGCTCACCCAGTTGGCCCCACACACTCCCCACGAGACGTGGTCCGGCCAGGTCGTGGGCTCCTAG